The Paracoccus liaowanqingii genome window below encodes:
- a CDS encoding aldo/keto reductase: MEQRRLGNRSVGAIGFGAMSFGGMFGATDEATSLACLDAALDAGIRHYDTANIYGMGVSEQIIGRWGHRDVHLATKCGIVNGPPRTVRNDELHIRQCLEESLSRLKRDHVDLYYIHRRQPDVPIEDVAGTMARLVQEGKIGGYGLSEVAPATLRRAHAEYPVTAVQNEFSLWSRLPQLGLIQTCRELDVAFVAFSPLGRGMFGREPLKREFRSGIDFRDTNPRFVEPNFSANLAAIAPFRDLCADRGWTVPGAALAWVLAQGDHIIPIPGTRTAEHLRDWTVADLDAADLAAIDRILPAGFAHGDRYGDQQMAFVERYC, from the coding sequence ATGGAACAGAGACGGCTTGGCAACCGCAGCGTCGGCGCTATTGGATTTGGCGCGATGAGCTTCGGCGGGATGTTCGGTGCCACGGATGAAGCGACCTCGCTTGCCTGCCTGGATGCAGCGCTGGACGCCGGTATCCGTCATTACGACACCGCCAACATCTATGGCATGGGCGTATCGGAACAGATCATCGGCAGGTGGGGGCATCGGGATGTCCACCTCGCCACGAAGTGCGGCATCGTCAACGGCCCGCCGCGGACGGTGCGCAATGATGAGCTCCATATCCGCCAGTGCCTCGAGGAGTCGCTGTCCAGGCTCAAGCGAGACCACGTGGATCTTTACTACATCCACCGCCGCCAGCCCGACGTTCCGATCGAGGACGTGGCCGGAACGATGGCAAGGCTAGTGCAGGAAGGAAAGATCGGTGGCTACGGTTTGTCGGAGGTTGCACCGGCGACCTTGCGTCGCGCCCATGCGGAGTATCCGGTCACTGCGGTCCAGAACGAATTCTCCCTCTGGTCGCGGCTGCCGCAGCTGGGCCTGATCCAGACCTGCCGCGAACTCGACGTGGCCTTTGTCGCCTTTTCTCCTCTGGGCCGAGGCATGTTCGGACGGGAGCCGCTGAAGCGGGAGTTTCGGTCAGGCATCGATTTCAGGGACACCAACCCGCGTTTCGTCGAGCCGAACTTTTCCGCCAATCTTGCGGCCATCGCGCCATTCCGCGATCTTTGTGCGGACCGGGGCTGGACAGTCCCGGGTGCGGCACTTGCATGGGTTCTGGCACAGGGGGATCACATCATACCCATCCCGGGCACGCGGACGGCGGAGCACCTACGCGATTGGACGGTCGCAGATCTTGATGCCGCGGACCTTGCGGCGATCGACCGTATCCTTCCTGCGGGCTTTGCCCATGGCGACCGCTATGGCGATCAGCAGATGGCATTTGTCGAACGCTATTGCTGA
- a CDS encoding amino acid ABC transporter permease: MTEFLARAGRYLPILLEGVWLTLVVTIGSVILSTLLGFMWAVMTWSRITVLVIISRGFITIIRGIPIIVQLFYIYFVMPDIGINLTALQAGIIGLGVAYSAYQAENFRAGIEAIDKGQIEAAQSIGMTDWLVMRRVIMPQAVKIVLPSFGNTVIMMLKDSSLVSTNTVAELTRQGQLIASSTFDNLTVFTLVALIYLALSLPLTFLTRHLTKGIPRHDLCSGHPQIIRVVGGHQGHELRCRARRGGVHHRPLGIGQVDRPALH; the protein is encoded by the coding sequence ATGACGGAATTTCTGGCCCGTGCAGGCAGATACCTGCCCATTCTGCTTGAAGGTGTCTGGCTGACGCTGGTCGTGACCATCGGTTCGGTCATCCTCAGCACGCTTTTGGGGTTCATGTGGGCAGTGATGACCTGGTCGCGGATCACGGTTCTGGTCATCATCAGCCGGGGCTTCATCACCATCATCCGGGGCATCCCGATCATCGTCCAGCTGTTCTACATCTACTTCGTGATGCCCGATATCGGCATCAATCTCACCGCGCTGCAGGCCGGGATCATCGGTCTGGGCGTCGCCTATTCCGCCTATCAGGCCGAGAACTTCCGCGCCGGGATCGAGGCCATCGACAAGGGTCAGATCGAGGCGGCACAGTCGATCGGCATGACCGACTGGCTGGTCATGCGCCGGGTCATCATGCCTCAGGCGGTCAAAATCGTGCTGCCGTCCTTCGGCAATACGGTCATCATGATGCTGAAGGACTCTTCGCTGGTCTCAACCAACACGGTGGCCGAGCTGACCCGGCAGGGGCAGTTGATCGCCTCGTCGACCTTCGACAACCTGACCGTCTTTACGCTGGTGGCGCTGATCTATCTAGCGCTCAGCCTGCCCCTGACCTTCCTCACCCGGCATCTGACAAAAGGTATTCCAAGGCATGATCTCTGTTCAGGACATCCACAAATCATTCGGGTCGTCGGAGGTCATCAAGGGCATGAGCTTCGATGTCGCGCGCGGCGAGGTGGTGTGCATCATCGGCCCCTCGGGATCGGGCAAGTCGACCGTCCTGCGCTGCATTAA
- a CDS encoding helix-turn-helix transcriptional regulator: MAEEIWRLPRVTATIGMGRSWVYSAVSQGRFPAPVRLGTRAIGWKRSDVQAWLDSRQRRAL; encoded by the coding sequence ATGGCCGAAGAAATTTGGCGATTGCCGCGGGTGACCGCGACAATCGGAATGGGGCGAAGCTGGGTATACAGTGCCGTGTCGCAGGGGCGGTTTCCGGCACCTGTGCGTCTTGGCACCAGGGCAATCGGCTGGAAGCGCAGCGACGTTCAGGCGTGGCTCGACAGCCGCCAGAGGAGAGCGCTTTAA
- a CDS encoding 2-keto-4-pentenoate hydratase, whose protein sequence is MPDTAELATEILRSRSEQRQIPLITTRPGGLSLDQAYRVSALIEDARTRQGERPLGRKIGFTNRTIWQEFNVSAPIVGTMYDSTVRPLGAPLDAGSLMEPRIEPEIAFQLAAPPRPGMTPAELIGCVSSICAGFEMVHSIYKDWRFSGADTVAAFGLHGAFLHGPMRDLPPAEQLDWIARLSTFRTTLCRNGTVADQGHATNVLGGGPLVALGHLVDLLAGMPDAVPLKAGDLVTTGTLTRALPVCPGEAWQACFDGLPLAAIEIELV, encoded by the coding sequence GTGCCAGACACTGCCGAACTTGCCACCGAGATCCTCCGCTCGCGTTCCGAACAGCGTCAGATCCCCTTGATAACGACCCGCCCCGGTGGATTGTCTCTGGATCAGGCTTATCGCGTCAGCGCGCTAATTGAAGACGCCCGGACGCGGCAAGGCGAGCGTCCGCTAGGGCGAAAGATCGGCTTTACCAACAGGACGATCTGGCAGGAGTTCAACGTCTCGGCGCCGATCGTCGGAACAATGTATGACAGCACGGTCAGGCCGCTTGGCGCCCCGCTCGATGCGGGCAGTCTCATGGAGCCGCGCATCGAGCCGGAGATCGCCTTTCAACTCGCGGCACCGCCTCGTCCGGGGATGACGCCCGCCGAGCTGATCGGCTGCGTATCCAGTATCTGTGCCGGCTTCGAGATGGTGCACTCCATCTATAAGGATTGGAGGTTCAGCGGGGCCGATACAGTGGCGGCGTTCGGGTTGCATGGAGCCTTCCTGCATGGACCGATGCGGGATCTGCCTCCGGCGGAACAGCTCGACTGGATCGCCCGGCTTTCGACATTCCGGACGACCCTTTGTCGAAACGGGACGGTGGCCGATCAGGGGCATGCGACAAACGTCCTTGGAGGTGGGCCGCTTGTGGCCTTGGGCCACCTCGTCGATCTTCTTGCCGGGATGCCCGATGCTGTGCCTTTGAAGGCAGGCGATCTCGTGACGACCGGCACGCTGACGCGCGCGTTGCCCGTCTGTCCGGGCGAGGCATGGCAGGCTTGCTTCGACGGCTTGCCTCTGGCCGCGATCGAGATTGAACTGGTCTGA
- a CDS encoding SGNH/GDSL hydrolase family protein, producing MTRRSLFGTIATLALLSGGIAQAQDQDGARDTKRILVYGDSNTWGYIPVESGPTERYDADVRWPGVLQAELGEGYEVIEAGLSARTTDIADPTLPHISGAGLDGSAALSPIIASHLPLDLVVIMLGTNDVKVQFDRSPFRIALGMGKLIDIVAQTGGGVGTDYPTPEVLVLAPPPLGELYPEGRAERFAGGVEKTQALPEHYQTIAEAADAEFLDVGTLAETDGIDGVHLSDGAHEDIGRGVAEKVRAILE from the coding sequence ATGACACGACGCAGCCTGTTCGGGACGATCGCCACGCTTGCCCTTTTATCGGGGGGTATTGCCCAAGCTCAGGACCAGGATGGAGCCAGAGATACAAAGCGTATTCTGGTTTATGGAGACTCGAACACTTGGGGATACATCCCGGTAGAAAGCGGACCGACGGAACGGTATGACGCCGATGTCCGATGGCCGGGCGTTCTGCAAGCGGAGCTTGGGGAGGGGTACGAGGTCATCGAGGCGGGCTTGAGCGCGCGCACCACCGACATCGCGGATCCGACCCTGCCGCATATTTCCGGGGCCGGCCTAGATGGTTCTGCCGCCCTGTCGCCGATCATCGCGTCCCATCTTCCGCTTGATCTTGTTGTGATCATGCTGGGCACCAACGATGTGAAGGTTCAATTTGACCGGTCACCGTTCCGGATCGCGCTGGGGATGGGAAAGCTGATCGACATCGTCGCGCAAACCGGTGGTGGCGTCGGAACGGACTATCCGACACCGGAGGTTCTGGTTCTGGCACCGCCCCCACTTGGAGAGCTATATCCCGAGGGGCGGGCAGAGCGGTTCGCCGGGGGCGTCGAAAAGACCCAAGCGCTTCCCGAGCATTACCAGACGATCGCGGAAGCGGCCGACGCGGAGTTCCTCGACGTCGGAACACTTGCTGAGACGGATGGGATAGACGGGGTGCATCTGTCGGACGGTGCGCATGAGGACATTGGGCGAGGAGTGGCCGAGAAGGTGAGGGCCATTCTGGAATAA
- a CDS encoding transporter substrate-binding domain-containing protein — MRDVSLGRIDANFGDRPIVAYQLDQNPADVRLVPEYESQIVGDVAIAVRQSDTELLERINRGLTTIKESGQLEEIIAEWGIE, encoded by the coding sequence ATGCGCGACGTCTCTCTGGGCCGGATCGATGCCAATTTCGGTGATCGTCCCATCGTTGCCTATCAACTGGATCAGAACCCGGCAGATGTGCGGCTGGTGCCCGAATATGAAAGCCAGATCGTAGGCGATGTGGCAATTGCCGTCCGCCAGTCCGATACCGAACTGCTCGAGCGGATCAACCGGGGGCTAACCACGATCAAGGAGTCGGGTCAACTGGAAGAGATCATTGCCGAATGGGGCATCGAGTAA
- a CDS encoding ABC transporter substrate-binding protein, with the protein MAFPVAAADLRIGLADDPDTLDPDQSRTFVGEIVMASMCDKLVGIAPDATIIPQLATEWSTAEDGMSLTMQLRTGVTFQDGTSFTAEDVVRNIERSRDLPESRRKSELTSITSVTADAEDRVTFHLNAPDATLLARLAARSGIMVSPEAAEAAGADFGSAPVCIGPYAFRERVQQERIVLEKDPDYYAAEDFHFETVTYLPIPDATVRLANLRSGDLDLVERVATSDVATVQGDLDLAYAEVQGLGYQGIVVNVANGAGAGGHNPLSQHPELRRALSLSIDREALNQVVFDGLFTPGNQPFAPGSTWYDAETPMPALDVEAARALMASVGVDSVDMTLTVPNNPISQQVAQVIQAMASEAGFNIQIQALEFATLLSSQTAGDYQADLSGWSGYVDPDANLHQMVTCEGGINDTRYCDAEVDRLLNDARSATDPVLRKASYDAARKILDRDQPLIYLYHPTWIWGMEAGLSGFTPYPDGLIRLSGVMLD; encoded by the coding sequence TTGGCGTTTCCCGTCGCTGCCGCGGACCTTCGTATCGGTCTGGCCGACGATCCCGACACGCTCGATCCCGATCAGTCCCGCACCTTCGTGGGCGAGATCGTCATGGCGTCGATGTGCGACAAGCTGGTGGGCATCGCCCCGGACGCGACCATCATCCCGCAGCTGGCCACCGAATGGAGCACTGCCGAAGACGGCATGTCGTTGACCATGCAGTTGCGCACGGGCGTCACGTTCCAAGACGGGACCAGCTTCACGGCCGAGGATGTGGTGCGCAATATCGAACGGTCCCGCGATCTGCCGGAAAGCCGTCGCAAGAGCGAGCTGACCTCAATCACCTCGGTGACGGCGGATGCCGAGGATCGCGTGACCTTTCATCTGAATGCCCCCGATGCCACGCTTCTGGCGCGGTTGGCGGCGCGGTCCGGCATCATGGTGTCCCCGGAGGCCGCCGAGGCGGCGGGTGCCGATTTCGGCAGCGCCCCGGTCTGCATCGGCCCCTACGCGTTCAGGGAGCGGGTCCAGCAAGAGCGGATCGTGCTGGAAAAGGATCCGGACTACTATGCGGCCGAGGATTTCCACTTCGAGACGGTGACCTATCTGCCGATCCCGGACGCGACGGTGCGTCTGGCCAACCTGCGTTCGGGCGATCTGGACCTGGTCGAGCGCGTGGCTACCTCGGATGTCGCCACCGTTCAGGGCGATCTGGATCTGGCCTATGCCGAGGTGCAGGGCCTCGGCTACCAGGGGATCGTCGTGAACGTCGCGAATGGCGCCGGGGCAGGGGGCCATAACCCGCTGTCGCAGCATCCCGAACTGCGCCGCGCCCTGTCGCTGTCCATCGACCGAGAGGCGCTCAACCAGGTCGTCTTTGACGGGCTGTTCACCCCCGGCAACCAGCCCTTCGCCCCCGGTTCGACATGGTATGACGCCGAGACGCCGATGCCCGCCCTGGATGTCGAAGCGGCGCGCGCGCTGATGGCCTCGGTCGGGGTGGACAGCGTCGACATGACCCTGACGGTTCCCAACAACCCGATCTCGCAGCAGGTGGCCCAGGTCATTCAGGCCATGGCCTCGGAAGCGGGGTTCAACATTCAGATCCAGGCCTTGGAATTCGCCACACTTCTGTCGTCGCAGACCGCCGGAGATTATCAGGCGGACCTCAGCGGCTGGTCCGGCTATGTCGACCCGGACGCGAACCTGCACCAGATGGTGACCTGCGAGGGCGGCATCAACGATACCCGCTACTGCGACGCCGAGGTCGACCGGCTTCTGAATGATGCCCGCAGCGCGACGGATCCGGTTCTGCGCAAGGCCAGCTACGACGCGGCGCGCAAGATCCTGGATCGCGACCAGCCGCTGATCTATCTGTATCACCCGACTTGGATCTGGGGGATGGAGGCGGGCCTCAGCGGCTTCACCCCCTATCCCGACGGGCTAATCCGCCTGTCCGGGGTAATGCTGGACTGA
- a CDS encoding chloride channel protein yields the protein MFHVVGSVLDRARRQLHFWILALLIGIAAGCAALGFRLGISWIQTTVYGADDLTLASVARDLPWVWVLVVPVMGGLAVGLILDRFTPDGRVRAVSDVIEGAALDGGRVEVREGLASATASLITLGTGGSSGREGPVVHLAGVVSTAVARRIKASPVTGRELLGCAVAGAVAASFNAPIAGALFAHEVVLRHFATRAFAPIAIAAVAGTVINRLQFGGLTEFILPVEPDLAFHIELPAFMVLGLVSALVAAAMMSGIFRADRLASRAMTAIGWPRWSRPALAGLALGAIAIPFPHIIGVGYETTAAALSGQIGLAQAILFATVKALAVAITLGGRMGGGVFSPALVMGSLTGLAFGIIATTLAPGYSGSVNVYAFAGMAAVGAAVLGAPISTALIVFEMTGDWQTGIAVMTSVSLSSALASTLVKRSFFLTQLEQRGIHLSEGPQAWLPHQLRITPVIRALGVEDAPAEDLVRSLAETHPTVAPTTTLAEALPLFDRCGAVCLAVMACDGPDDPPRLIGSVHHIDVLRALNQALEQTAAEEHG from the coding sequence ATGTTCCATGTTGTCGGCTCGGTGCTGGATCGAGCCCGACGTCAGTTGCATTTCTGGATTTTGGCCCTGCTGATCGGGATCGCGGCGGGATGTGCGGCGCTTGGATTTCGGTTGGGAATTTCCTGGATCCAGACCACGGTCTATGGCGCCGATGACCTGACCCTTGCCAGTGTCGCGCGTGACCTGCCTTGGGTCTGGGTGCTGGTGGTGCCGGTCATGGGGGGGCTTGCGGTCGGGCTGATCCTTGACAGGTTCACCCCGGATGGACGGGTTCGGGCCGTGTCCGACGTGATTGAGGGGGCGGCGCTGGACGGGGGGCGGGTGGAGGTCCGCGAAGGCTTGGCATCAGCCACCGCGTCGCTGATCACCCTCGGGACCGGCGGCAGCTCGGGTCGCGAGGGACCGGTCGTGCATCTGGCCGGGGTCGTCTCAACTGCCGTCGCACGTCGGATCAAGGCCAGTCCCGTGACGGGGCGCGAGCTTCTGGGATGCGCCGTTGCCGGCGCCGTCGCGGCCAGCTTCAACGCCCCCATCGCCGGGGCCCTGTTCGCGCATGAGGTCGTGCTCCGGCATTTCGCGACCCGGGCCTTCGCACCGATTGCAATTGCCGCCGTGGCCGGGACAGTCATCAACCGACTGCAGTTCGGCGGGCTGACCGAGTTCATCCTGCCGGTCGAACCGGACCTGGCGTTTCACATCGAGCTGCCGGCCTTCATGGTGCTCGGCCTTGTCTCTGCTCTAGTCGCCGCGGCCATGATGAGTGGGATCTTCAGGGCCGATCGGCTTGCAAGCCGGGCGATGACCGCGATCGGCTGGCCCCGATGGTCCAGGCCCGCGCTGGCGGGATTGGCGCTTGGCGCGATCGCAATTCCCTTCCCGCATATCATCGGCGTCGGGTACGAGACCACGGCTGCGGCGCTCTCGGGACAGATCGGCTTGGCGCAGGCGATCCTGTTTGCCACCGTCAAGGCTCTGGCGGTGGCGATCACGCTGGGCGGGCGGATGGGTGGCGGGGTCTTTTCCCCGGCACTGGTCATGGGATCGCTGACCGGCCTGGCGTTCGGGATCATCGCGACCACGCTTGCACCCGGCTATTCCGGAAGCGTCAACGTCTACGCCTTCGCCGGCATGGCCGCTGTCGGGGCAGCGGTCCTGGGCGCGCCGATCTCGACGGCCCTGATCGTCTTCGAGATGACGGGGGACTGGCAGACAGGCATCGCGGTGATGACCTCGGTCTCGCTCAGTTCGGCCCTGGCATCGACCCTCGTGAAACGATCCTTCTTTTTGACTCAGCTGGAGCAGCGGGGCATTCATCTGTCCGAAGGACCCCAGGCCTGGCTGCCCCATCAGCTTCGCATCACTCCGGTCATCCGTGCGCTGGGTGTCGAAGATGCCCCCGCCGAGGATCTGGTCCGGTCCTTGGCCGAGACGCATCCTACGGTGGCCCCCACCACGACCCTGGCCGAGGCCTTGCCCCTGTTCGATCGCTGCGGCGCTGTCTGTCTTGCCGTGATGGCCTGCGACGGCCCGGATGATCCTCCGCGTCTGATCGGCAGCGTTCACCACATCGACGTCCTGCGGGCCTTGAATCAGGCGCTGGAACAGACAGCCGCCGAAGAGCATGGATGA
- a CDS encoding amino acid ABC transporter ATP-binding protein produces MSFDVARGEVVCIIGPSGSGKSTVLRCINGLEAYNQGLITVDGQTVDPANKSITGIRTQVSMVFQRFNLFPHRTALENVMEGPVHVKGIPRAEAREQARSLLDKVGLGPRSNYHPGQLSGGQQQRVAIARALAMEPKAILFDEPTSALDPELVGEVLGVMRDVATEGMTMVVVTHEMSFAREVADRVLFLEGGVIVEQGEPAQILRAPQHPRTQDFLHRVIHPME; encoded by the coding sequence ATGAGCTTCGATGTCGCGCGCGGCGAGGTGGTGTGCATCATCGGCCCCTCGGGATCGGGCAAGTCGACCGTCCTGCGCTGCATTAACGGGCTCGAGGCCTATAATCAGGGACTGATCACGGTGGACGGTCAAACCGTCGATCCTGCCAACAAGTCGATCACCGGCATCCGAACGCAGGTGTCGATGGTCTTTCAGCGCTTCAACCTGTTCCCGCACCGCACCGCGCTGGAAAATGTCATGGAGGGGCCCGTCCACGTCAAGGGTATCCCGAGAGCCGAGGCCAGGGAACAGGCCCGCAGCCTTCTGGACAAAGTCGGGTTGGGCCCCCGTTCCAATTATCACCCCGGCCAGCTGTCCGGGGGGCAACAGCAACGCGTCGCCATCGCCCGCGCGCTGGCGATGGAGCCCAAGGCCATCCTCTTCGACGAGCCGACCTCGGCGCTGGATCCTGAACTGGTTGGCGAGGTTCTGGGCGTGATGCGCGATGTTGCCACCGAGGGTATGACCATGGTCGTCGTCACTCATGAGATGAGCTTCGCCCGTGAGGTCGCGGACCGGGTGCTGTTTCTCGAGGGGGGTGTCATCGTTGAGCAGGGCGAGCCCGCGCAGATATTGCGGGCACCACAACATCCCCGAACGCAGGATTTCCTACACCGGGTTATTCATCCAATGGAGTAG
- a CDS encoding Gfo/Idh/MocA family protein, with translation MKTFAIVGLGMALAPHMASLADLKGRARLAHAVTRSPARRAAFEAAHGIPATGDLDMALADPTVDAVILLTPPDSHRDLGRRILAAGKHLLIEKPAGLVTQDTRFLADLAGSTGLLAAPVLQHRFRPAIRAVAAALASGAFGRLCGVHCLIPWWRPQSYYDAPGRGTFARDGGGVLLTQAVHTLDVLRALCGGARITAAQAVTSPLHRMEAEDLVCALATFGPDAVPGTIMATTACFPGMTETMTLILERATIRIEGLRATVFHADGRVEGLGGQGAGGSGADPMAFDHASHRDLIAAFLDALEGRAPLAVDLSDLIATRELIDAMT, from the coding sequence GTGAAGACGTTTGCCATTGTCGGCTTGGGAATGGCGCTGGCCCCGCATATGGCGAGCCTGGCCGATCTGAAGGGCCGGGCGCGGCTGGCCCATGCGGTGACCCGCAGCCCTGCGCGACGGGCCGCGTTCGAGGCCGCACACGGGATCCCGGCGACCGGTGATCTGGACATGGCCCTGGCGGATCCCACGGTAGATGCAGTCATTCTGCTGACCCCGCCCGACAGCCACCGCGATCTGGGTCGCCGGATCCTGGCGGCGGGCAAGCATCTGCTGATCGAGAAGCCCGCCGGGCTGGTGACGCAGGACACCCGGTTTCTGGCAGACCTGGCAGGATCGACCGGCCTTCTGGCCGCTCCGGTGCTCCAGCACCGGTTCCGGCCCGCGATCCGGGCGGTCGCGGCGGCTCTCGCCTCCGGCGCCTTCGGCCGGCTCTGCGGCGTGCATTGCCTGATCCCGTGGTGGCGGCCGCAGTCCTACTACGATGCTCCCGGCCGCGGCACCTTTGCGCGTGACGGCGGCGGCGTCCTGCTGACCCAGGCCGTGCACACGCTCGACGTGCTGCGCGCGCTCTGCGGGGGTGCCAGGATCACCGCCGCGCAGGCGGTGACCAGCCCGCTCCACCGCATGGAGGCCGAGGATCTGGTCTGCGCCCTGGCGACGTTCGGCCCCGACGCCGTGCCCGGCACGATCATGGCGACGACGGCCTGCTTTCCGGGCATGACCGAGACGATGACGCTGATCCTCGAACGGGCGACGATCCGCATCGAGGGCCTGCGCGCGACGGTTTTCCATGCCGACGGCCGGGTCGAGGGCCTGGGCGGGCAGGGGGCCGGCGGAAGCGGCGCCGACCCCATGGCCTTCGACCATGCCAGCCACCGCGACCTGATTGCGGCCTTCCTCGATGCGCTGGAGGGCAGGGCACCTCTGGCCGTCGACCTGTCCGACCTGATCGCCACACGTGAGCTGATCGACGCGATGACGTGA
- a CDS encoding acetamidase/formamidase family protein: protein MTTHSLAATPRTVHWGRFWSGLPPVLEIEAGDTLTIETHSGREEVLPPDGSGMTVAPALRDILAADLPRRGHLLTGPVAIRGAQPGDVLDIRIDAVELGADWGFNLVRPSSGTLIGEFPVSQQAMTLIPVDRAARTARLPWGAVLPLNPFFGVMGVAPPPEWGELTSIQPRLHGGNMDLKLLTPGATLSLPVHAEGALFSCGDGHGCQGDGEVCITALEMSLTGTFTFTLRKAGDHSVTLPQAETADEIISMGFHADLDEAMRIALRQMIAIISERTGITLTEAYQFCSLAVDFAVTQTVNGEKGVHGRLKKTLLTKG, encoded by the coding sequence ATGACCACCCACTCTCTCGCGGCCACGCCCCGGACCGTTCATTGGGGCCGCTTCTGGTCCGGATTGCCCCCCGTGCTGGAGATCGAAGCCGGCGACACCCTGACGATCGAGACCCATTCGGGGCGCGAGGAGGTGCTGCCGCCCGACGGTTCGGGCATGACCGTCGCCCCGGCGCTGCGGGACATCCTGGCGGCGGATCTGCCCCGGCGGGGGCATCTGCTGACCGGGCCGGTGGCGATCCGGGGGGCGCAGCCCGGCGACGTGCTGGACATCCGCATCGACGCGGTCGAGCTGGGCGCGGACTGGGGCTTCAACCTGGTGCGTCCCAGTTCGGGGACGCTGATCGGCGAATTTCCGGTCTCGCAGCAAGCCATGACCCTGATCCCGGTGGATCGGGCGGCCCGCACCGCGCGGCTGCCTTGGGGCGCCGTGCTACCCCTGAACCCGTTCTTCGGGGTGATGGGCGTCGCCCCGCCCCCCGAATGGGGAGAGCTGACCTCGATCCAGCCGCGCCTGCATGGCGGCAACATGGACCTCAAGCTGCTGACGCCGGGCGCCACGCTGTCGCTGCCCGTGCATGCCGAGGGGGCGCTCTTCTCCTGCGGTGACGGGCACGGCTGCCAGGGCGACGGCGAGGTCTGCATCACCGCGCTGGAGATGTCGCTGACCGGCACATTCACCTTCACGCTGCGCAAGGCGGGCGACCATTCGGTGACCTTGCCCCAAGCCGAGACGGCGGACGAGATCATCTCGATGGGCTTTCACGCCGATCTGGACGAGGCGATGCGCATCGCCCTGCGCCAGATGATCGCCATCATCAGCGAACGGACGGGCATCACCCTGACCGAGGCCTACCAGTTCTGCTCGCTCGCCGTGGATTTCGCGGTGACCCAGACCGTGAACGGCGAAAAGGGCGTTCACGGTCGGCTGAAGAAAACGCTTCTCACCAAAGGCTGA